A segment of the Synechococcus sp. MEDNS5 genome:
CTCGACGCCGCCGGCCTCGAGCAGGTGAGAGAGCAGGTGTTCACACCAACCCTGAATGCTCTATGCCGCCGAGGGATTCAATACAGAGGTGTGATCTACGCCGGCCTCATGCTCACCAACGCTGGTCCCCAGGTGATCGAATTCAATTGCCGGTTTGGGGATCCGGAGTGCCAGACCCTGATGCCGCTGATGGGGCCGGAACTGGCCCAGGTGCTTCAGGCCTGTGCCCTGGGATGCCTTGATCTGGCACCACCGCTGGCCATCAACGAGGCATGCAGTGCCTGCGTGGTGACCGCCGCCGAGGGCTACCCCGAGGTTCCCAGCAAAGGAGATGTGATTCGCATTGCGCCGGCTGCCGATCCCCAGCGCCAGCTGTTCCACGCTGGAACCCGCCGGGATCAGGACGGTCGTCTGCTCACCAGCGGAGGAAGGGTCCTGACCCAGGTGGCACAGGGTGAAAGTTTTGACCAGGCCTTCGCTCGCGCTTACCAAGCTCTCGAATCGGTGGACTACAGAGGAATGCAATACCGCCGGGACATTGGCCACCAGGTGCGTCGGTCTTAGGCTCAGCCAAAGCGAGTCGGAGCCATGGCCAGCGAACCAGCGACGGCCTCGAAGGATGGCCTGGCCTCGTGGGCGGTGATCGAACCCCAACAGGGTGAAGGCCAGGGCTGGAGAGAGCGGATCGGGGCTTGGTGGGCTGAATTCAGCCTTCAAACGAAGCTGTTGGCGGTGGCCACCTTAGTGGTGAGTCTGATGATGACGGGCATCACCTTCTTCGCGCTCAATGGCATCCAGCGTGATGCAGAGATGAACGACACCCGCTACGCCAGAGATCTCGGGCTGCTGCTGGCGGGCAACGTCAGCGAGCTGGTTGCTGAGGGTCGCGATCGGGAATTGGCCAATGTGGCCGAAACGTTCTGGCGATCCAGCCGAAGCCTCCGCTACATCTTTTTCGCCGACCCGGAGGGAATCGTCTACCTGGGGATTCCCATCAGCGGAAGCGATAACACTTCAGACAGTGATCTCCGTCTCAATCGGCGATTGGAACTGCCCGCGGAAATGCCGAACCGCCCCAAGAACCCATTGGTGCGGCAGCACATCACCCCCCAGGGTCTGGTCACCGACGTCTTCGTTCCCCTGGTGGAGCAAAACCGCTATCTGGGTGTGCTGGCCCTGGGAGTCAATCCCAACGAAACGGCTCTGGCGAGTGCGGCTCTCACCCGGGAGGTGACGGTGGCGGTGTTCATCTCCATCTGGGTGCTGGTGATCCTGGGGGCCGTGTTCAATGCCCTCACCATCACCCGACCGGTGAAGGAGCTGCTTCGAGGGGTCCGGTCGATCGGCGATGGCGACTTCCGCGCCCGGATCGGCCTCCCCGTTGGCGGTGAACTTGGCGAACTGTTGGAGGGCTTCAACGCCATGGCCTCCCAGCTTCAGGTTTACGACGCGGCGAACATCGAGGAACTGCAGGCCGCGCAGGTAAAACAGGCCTCCCTGATCGCCACCATGGCTGACGGCGCCGTTTTGCTGGACGGCGATGGACGCATCGTGCTGGCCAATCCAACAGCTCGGCGTCTGTTCCGTTGGGAAGGACGCAACCTCGAGGGACAGGACTTTCTCAACGAACTCCCCGAGCTCCTCGCCGTGGAGCTGCATGAGCCGATCGAGGCGGTGACAAGCAACCGCACCGATACCAATGAGCTACGCAGCAGCATCGGCGATCCACCGCGAACCCTCCGATTCGTTCTGCAAGCCGTTCGCGAACCCAGCGGCGAAACCCTGAAAGGCTTGGCGGTCACGATCCAGGATCTGACCCGCGAAGTGGAGTTGAACGCTGCTCAGAGCCGCTTCATCAGCAATGTGTCCCACGAACTGCGCACGCCCCTTTTCAACATCAAGAGCTATGTGGAAACCCTCCACGACATGGGGGATCAGCTCAGCGATGAAGACCGCCGCGACTTTCTGGGCATTGCCAACGCAGAGACTGATCGCCTGACGCGACTGGTGAACGATGTGCTCGATCTGTCGCGGTTGGAGTCCAGCCGCAGCGTCACCTTCGCGCCGATTGAGCTGCGTCAGGGACTGGAGCAGACCCTGCGCAGTTATCAGCTCAATGCGTCAGACAAGAAAGTAGAACTCCGCCTTGAAGCGGATCGAGACCTCCCCGACATTCTCGGCAACTGGGATCTACTGCTCCAGGTGATCGACAACCTTGTGGGCAATGCCCTCAAATTCAATCGCGAGGGCGGTCAGCTGATGATCCGTGCCTACACCTGGCCGGACAGTTGCCAGATGACACCACAGCAGCAAGAGAACGATGGGCCAACCTGCCCACTCACATCACCGCTTCCGCGCATGCGGGTGGAAATCTGCGACACCGGTTACGGCATCAGTCCCGAAAATCAACAGCGCATCTTCGAGCGTTTCTACCGGGTTGAAAATACCGTGCATACAGAAGTGGGAACCGGTCTGGGCCTCTCGATCGTGCGCGGCATCCTCGAGAAGCATGGAACCGACATCCGCATGGCCAGTGAACTTGAAGTGGGCACAACCTTCTGGTTCGATCTGCCTTTGGCTCAAGAAGATCCCGAAGAATTGCAGTGGAAGGCTGAACGGCAGAACGATTCCTGATCAGGCATCGGGATCCACGCCCCGCGCAATGCGTAAAAGCTCGCTGCGCTCATCGGTGGTCACCCGATGGGGAACTCCGGAGATGATCCGCTCGAAATTGGAGAAGGAGTCTTTGATCTGAGGACCGTTGCCAGTGATCACGAATTCGCGGATTCCTTTGTCGTGCCAGGAGCCCCGCATCTTGAACACGTTCAAAGCCCGGGCCATCTCCCCTCGGATTTCCACGTATTGCAGCAGCAGGATCGTGTCGGTGATGGTGGAGATATGGGAATCAGTGATCGAATGACTGCCCATGAACTCCTCCGATGTGTTCGTGAAGAATCCGGCGATTTCCTCCTGCTTGGCATAGCCGGTCACACCGATCACAAACTGACGGAAGGCGTTGTGACTGACGCCACGGGCCAGGGCGGAGAGAGAGTCAATCGCCATCCGTGACGGCTTGAACTGGCTGATCTCGGTCTTGATGATCTGGAGGTGATCCTCCAGACCTGTCGACTCGGGATAGGCACAGATGATCTTCAGCAGTCCGTCCTGCTCCATCTGCTCGAAGTCGACCCCCCAGCTTGTGGCATTGCGCAGCAGCTGGGCACGTGACTCCTCATAGGCGAACAGGATCGCCCGCTCTTTATTCCGACAGGCATCCTCAATGAACTTCGATACCAGCAAGGTCTTGCCGGTTCCGGTGGCACCAGTGGCGAGGATGATGGAGTCCTTGAAGAAACCACCCCCGCACATCTCATCAAGCCGAGGCACGCCGGAGCTGACCCGCACATTCGAGGAGCGCTGGGTGAGGCGCATCGCTCCGAGGGGGAAGATGCTGATGCCATGGGCTCCCATGGTGAAAGGGAATTCCCCCTTCATGTGCGTGGTTCCCCTGAGTTTGAGGATCTCCACCGTGCGCCGGCGACGCTCGCCCTCAAGCACGTTGCGCAGGATCACGACGTTGTCGGAGACGAACTCCTCAACGCCGTAGCGAGCGATGGGGCCGTACTCATCGATCCGTTCCGTGGTCATCACCGTGGTGACGCCGATCTCTTTGAGACGAGCGATCAGACGAAAGATCTCACGACGCACGACGAATACTGCGTCGTACTGCTGGAACACCGCCGTGATCGAGTCGATCGCCACCCGCTTGGCTTTGTATTTGCGAATGGCGTAATTGATGCGTTCGATCAGACCGGAAAGGTCAAAGCTTCCGGCCACATCCTGTCCATCGGGATCCGGGGATGCATCGAGGATGAATAGCTTGTCCTGCTCCACCATCTCCTGCAGATTCCAACCGAAGCTGGCTGCGTTGCGCAGGATATCGAGGGGCGACTCTTCAAAGGTGACAAAGATGCCTGGCTCGTCAAAGTGCGCGATGCCGTTATGCAGAAAGTGCAGAGAAAAAACGGTCTTGCCAGTTCCGGACGTGCCACTAATCAGGGTGCTGCGACCGATCGGCAGACCGCCATGGCAGACATCATCGAAGCCCTCAATCCCTGTTGGGAGCTTCTGAACCTG
Coding sequences within it:
- a CDS encoding ATP-binding protein, which gives rise to MASEPATASKDGLASWAVIEPQQGEGQGWRERIGAWWAEFSLQTKLLAVATLVVSLMMTGITFFALNGIQRDAEMNDTRYARDLGLLLAGNVSELVAEGRDRELANVAETFWRSSRSLRYIFFADPEGIVYLGIPISGSDNTSDSDLRLNRRLELPAEMPNRPKNPLVRQHITPQGLVTDVFVPLVEQNRYLGVLALGVNPNETALASAALTREVTVAVFISIWVLVILGAVFNALTITRPVKELLRGVRSIGDGDFRARIGLPVGGELGELLEGFNAMASQLQVYDAANIEELQAAQVKQASLIATMADGAVLLDGDGRIVLANPTARRLFRWEGRNLEGQDFLNELPELLAVELHEPIEAVTSNRTDTNELRSSIGDPPRTLRFVLQAVREPSGETLKGLAVTIQDLTREVELNAAQSRFISNVSHELRTPLFNIKSYVETLHDMGDQLSDEDRRDFLGIANAETDRLTRLVNDVLDLSRLESSRSVTFAPIELRQGLEQTLRSYQLNASDKKVELRLEADRDLPDILGNWDLLLQVIDNLVGNALKFNREGGQLMIRAYTWPDSCQMTPQQQENDGPTCPLTSPLPRMRVEICDTGYGISPENQQRIFERFYRVENTVHTEVGTGLGLSIVRGILEKHGTDIRMASELEVGTTFWFDLPLAQEDPEELQWKAERQNDS
- the kaiC gene encoding circadian clock protein KaiC; translated protein: MQISSSSGSPQMQVQKLPTGIEGFDDVCHGGLPIGRSTLISGTSGTGKTVFSLHFLHNGIAHFDEPGIFVTFEESPLDILRNAASFGWNLQEMVEQDKLFILDASPDPDGQDVAGSFDLSGLIERINYAIRKYKAKRVAIDSITAVFQQYDAVFVVRREIFRLIARLKEIGVTTVMTTERIDEYGPIARYGVEEFVSDNVVILRNVLEGERRRRTVEILKLRGTTHMKGEFPFTMGAHGISIFPLGAMRLTQRSSNVRVSSGVPRLDEMCGGGFFKDSIILATGATGTGKTLLVSKFIEDACRNKERAILFAYEESRAQLLRNATSWGVDFEQMEQDGLLKIICAYPESTGLEDHLQIIKTEISQFKPSRMAIDSLSALARGVSHNAFRQFVIGVTGYAKQEEIAGFFTNTSEEFMGSHSITDSHISTITDTILLLQYVEIRGEMARALNVFKMRGSWHDKGIREFVITGNGPQIKDSFSNFERIISGVPHRVTTDERSELLRIARGVDPDA